Proteins encoded together in one Porites lutea chromosome 2, jaPorLute2.1, whole genome shotgun sequence window:
- the LOC140928550 gene encoding D-inositol 3-phosphate glycosyltransferase 1-like has product MPSTSDSEPRCINAMFLCEEWRSSKGGLPTFNREFAISLAKISNDKIKVHCYVSRSSESDREDSRKNNVNLITATSIPGTSDPLDWLRVPPKELSHPDIVIGHGRKFGTPAWCIAKTRNCKWVQFVHVFCEDLGKYKQADAENTDTIEENEKKHKREIELCKEANAVVAVGTRLQQKYSRCLPDREVHVITPGSFEKFTGLSEQKVGKVTNDQDEFHIFVFGRVTFEDLCLKGYDVIADAVGSLGGKFKMTFVGSPEGQHRKIEEWLLQTTRITRDQVTIRGYCDQEELKTMFLEADLVALPSRTEGFGLVALEAISAEVPVLVTSESGIAKALEKVEGGHLAVVKSGNLEEWLQKITQLSKQNPKERCDGAVRLREEYCKIFSWKTQCEKFKEIVQGLTDRPASAVGSNGMQCNYNTVTEATFSK; this is encoded by the coding sequence ATGCCAAGCACAAGTGACAGTGAGCCACGATGCATCAATGCCATGTTTTTGTGTGAAGAGTGGAGGTCTTCCAAGGGAGGTTTGCCTACTTTTAATAGAGAATTTGCAATAAGCCTGGCAAAAATATCAAATGACAAGATCAAAGTCCATTGCTATGTTTCTCGAAGCAGTGAATCAGATAGAGAGGATTCTAGAAAAAATAATGTCAATTTAATCACTGCAACAAGCATACCTGGAACCTCAGATCCCCTGGATTGGCTTAGGGTTCCTCCAAAAGAACTTTCGCATCCTGATATTGTGATTGGCCATGGCAGGAAGTTTGGCACCCCTGCCTGGTGCATTGCGAAAACTAGAAACTGCAAATGGGTGCAATTTGTGCATGTGTTTTGTGAAGACCTTGGAAAATATAAACAAGCGGATGCAGAAAACACTGATACAATTGAAGAAAATGAGAAGAAGCATAAAAGAGAAATTGAACTCTGCAAAGAAgccaatgctgtggttgctgtggGAACAAGATTACAGCAAAAGTACAGTAGATGTCTCCCAGACAGGGAGGTTCATGTCATTACACCTGgaagttttgaaaaatttactggcCTCTCAGAGCAAAAGGTTGGAAAAGTCACAAATGATCAAGACGAGTTCCACATCTTTGTCTTTGGTAGAGTAACTTTTGAGGACCTTTGTCTGAAAGGCTATGACGTTATTGCCGATGCAGTAGGTTCTCTTGGAGGGAagtttaaaatgacatttgtTGGTTCACCTGAAGGCCAACATAGAAAAATAGAGGAATGGTTACTACAGACAACAAGAATAACACGTGATCAAGTGACTATTCGTGGATACTGCGATCAAGAAGAGTTGAAGACAATGTTTCTTGAAGCAGACTTGGTCGCTCTTCCGTCTCGCACTGAAGGATTTGGATTGGTTGCCCTTGAAGCTATTTCTGCGGAAGTTCCTGTTCTTGTTACTAGTGAATCTGGCATTGCCAAAGCTTTGGAAAAAGTAGAAGGTGGGCATTTGGCAGTTGTTAAATCAGGAAACCTGGAAGAGTGGCTCCAGAAGATAACACAGCTCTCCAAGCAGAATCCAAAAGAGAGATGTGATGGTGCCGTTCGTCTCAGAGAAGAGTACTGCAAGATTTTCTCTTGGAAAACTCAGTgtgaaaaattcaaagaaattgTGCAAGGTCTTACTGACAGGCCAGCCAGCGCAGTTGGATCAAATGGTATGCAATGTAACTACAACACTGTAACCGAGGCCaccttttcaaaataa
- the LOC140927011 gene encoding uncharacterized protein — MSVEKHPKAAMEWTQDHDLMLLRETAFEDPFQFKKGSPDRGAVWSKIARSLNSSAELKFAVKQRSVRERFALLQAKYKEKDKKDEASSGTSTQMSELDRLLEDITEKEKDSEESRNAAAAKKDNQDREKAEGIRKTAMERVSQTKKRQEGTEREAVSTKRRRRGGDETIEYLREKSEAERKVREQELELKKAEVALQEKRAEQGQTQMQEMLLVMQQQQQQSQNMTALLMQQQQHFMNVMQSLLKKPQ; from the exons ATGTCGGTCGAAAAGCATCCCAA GGCTGCAATGGAGTGGACCCAAGACCATGATTTGATGTTGCTGAGAGAGACTGCGTTTGAGGAcccttttcaatttaaaaaaggaagtcCTGACAGAGGTGCAGTGTGGTCGAAGATAGCAAGGTCGCTCAATAGTTCTGCAGAATTAAAGTTTGCCGTAAAGCAGAGATCAGTGAGGGAGAGGTTTGCACTATTACAAGCTAAGtataaagaaaaagacaaaaaggatGAGGCAAGCAGTGGAACATCAACACAAATGTCAGAACTGGACCGGTTATTGGAAGATATCACTGAGAAAGAGAAAGATAGCGAAGAGAGTAGGAATGCTGCAGCTGCTAAGAAAGATAACCAAGACAGAGAAAAGGCAGAAGGCATTAGAAAGACAGCTATGGAAAGGGTAAGTCAGACTAAGAAACGACAGGAAGGGACAGAGCGTGAAGCAGTGAGCACTAAACGAAGACGCAGAGGTGGAGATGAGACTATAGAATACCTTAGAGAAAAAAGTGAGGCAGAAAGAAAGGTACGAGAGCAAGAACTGGAACTGAAAAAGGCAGAGGTGGCACTACAGGAAAAGCGGGCAGAGCAAGGCCAGACCCAGATGCAGGAGATGTTGTTAGTAatgcaacaacagcaacagcagaGTCAAAACATGACAGCTTTGCTaatgcagcaacaacaacattttATGAATGTAATGCAAAGTCTTCTTAAAAAGCCACAGTAG